Proteins co-encoded in one Streptomyces sp. SLBN-31 genomic window:
- a CDS encoding SRPBCC family protein: MSQVEESIEVGVPVRTAYNQWTQFESFPEFMNGVDRIEQRTDTLTHWVTSVNGVHKEFDAEITEQIPDERVAWTTVAGEARQAGAVTFHRLDADHTKVMLQMDFHPDSITEKVGDKLGFVKRQTKGDLERFKKFIENRGQETGQWRGEVN, encoded by the coding sequence GTGTCGCAGGTCGAGGAATCCATCGAGGTCGGCGTCCCGGTGCGCACCGCTTACAACCAGTGGACGCAGTTCGAGTCGTTCCCCGAGTTCATGAACGGCGTGGACCGCATCGAACAGCGCACCGACACCCTCACCCACTGGGTGACGAGTGTGAACGGCGTTCACAAGGAGTTCGACGCCGAGATCACGGAACAGATCCCCGACGAGCGCGTCGCCTGGACAACCGTCGCCGGTGAGGCCCGGCAGGCCGGGGCGGTGACCTTCCACCGCCTGGACGCGGACCACACCAAGGTGATGCTGCAGATGGACTTCCACCCGGACAGCATCACCGAGAAGGTCGGCGACAAGCTGGGCTTCGTGAAGCGGCAGACCAAGGGCGACCTGGAGCGCTTCAAGAAGTTCATCGAGAACCGCGGTCAGGAGACCGGTCAGTGGCGCGGCGAGGTCAACTGA
- a CDS encoding ribonuclease H, whose amino-acid sequence MIGHMRERVVAACDGASKGNPGPAGWAWVVADESEAPARWEAGPLGRATNNVAELTALERLLESTDPAVPLEVRMDSQYAMKAVTTWLPGWKRNGWKTAAGKPVANQDLVVRIDELLDGRSVDFRYVPAHQVDGDPLNDFADRAASQAATVQEAAGSGLGSPEPPPSPDTPKAKTGAPRRKPGAARKGGASSSRTIKAKFPGRCLCGRSYAAGEPIAKNAEGWGHPECRTAQAG is encoded by the coding sequence ATGATCGGACACATGCGTGAACGTGTTGTGGCCGCGTGCGACGGGGCTTCGAAGGGAAACCCCGGGCCGGCGGGCTGGGCCTGGGTCGTCGCCGACGAGTCGGAGGCCCCGGCCCGCTGGGAGGCCGGGCCGCTCGGCAGAGCCACCAACAACGTCGCCGAACTCACCGCTCTGGAACGGCTGCTGGAGTCGACCGACCCGGCCGTGCCGCTCGAGGTGCGGATGGACTCGCAGTACGCGATGAAGGCCGTCACGACGTGGCTGCCCGGTTGGAAGCGCAACGGCTGGAAGACGGCCGCCGGCAAGCCGGTCGCCAACCAGGACCTGGTGGTGCGCATCGACGAGCTGCTGGACGGCCGCTCGGTGGACTTCCGCTACGTGCCCGCGCACCAGGTCGACGGCGATCCGCTCAACGACTTCGCCGACCGCGCGGCCAGCCAGGCGGCCACCGTTCAGGAGGCGGCGGGCAGCGGACTCGGCTCGCCGGAGCCGCCGCCCTCCCCGGACACGCCGAAGGCGAAGACGGGCGCGCCGCGCCGGAAGCCCGGCGCGGCGCGCAAGGGTGGTGCCTCGTCCTCCCGCACGATCAAGGCCAAGTTCCCCGGCCGCTGCCTGTGCGGCCGCTCCTACGCCGCGGGGGAGCCCATCGCCAAGAACGCTGAGGGCTGGGGGCACCCGGAGTGCCGTACGGCGCAGGCCGGGTGA